The sequence TCCCGAGCGAGCCCAGCAGCGCGACCGCCTCGCGGGGGCTGAGCTTCACCTGCGTGAGGCCCTGGGCGTCGCGCAGCCGCGCGATGCGCCCGTCGAGCGCGTCGCCGTCGAAGTCGACGAACTCGTCGCTCAGGCCTCCCGGCTTGCCCGTCATGAACAGCAGCCAGACGTCCTTGCTGATCTGCTCGGGCGTGACGCCGAACCTCTCGGCGAGCTCGTCGAAGGTCGCCTCGCCCTGATGCTGGAGCAGCGACAGGATGGACAGCATCCTGGTGACCTGCTGGATCGCCTTCTCAGCCACGGCACACCTCCAGAGCGGCGCGCGCGTGCTCCGCGACCTGAGCCGCAAGCTCCTGGGGCTCGACGACGCGCGCGGCGCCGCCGAGGGCGAGCACCTCCTCGCGCATCGCATCCGCGTGGCGGTAGTGGACGCGGATGAGGTCCCAGTCCCCCTCCGCGCCGATCTGCGTGCCGCGCGCGCGCAGCGCGTGCGCGGTCTCGGGCCGGGCCGCGATCACCGCGGTGCCTCCCTGCTGCGGAGAGAAGGCCTCGGGCCAGGTCGCCGGGAGCTCGTAGGCGTCCTTCTCCCCCGTGGCCGCGACGTCGCCCTGGATGCGCGAGAGCCGGAACGTCCTGGGCGCGTCGCGCACCGTGTCGTAGCCCTGGAAGTAGTACGCGCCCCCGCGGGTCAGCAGGCGCCACGGCTGCACGGAGCGCTCGGTGAGCCCCGAGGTCGCGGACGAGTAGTCGAAGACGACCCGCCTGCGGTCCTCGATCGCCTCGAGCAGCGCGGCGACGGCTGCGCCCGCGGCGCTCGAGCGGCCCGCGGACAGCACCGGTGCGGCCTCTCCCGCGAGGGTCCCGGAGGAGACCTTCGTGAGGGCCTGGCGCGCATCGTCGCCCAGGGTCGCGTCCTCCCAATAGGCGGTCGCGATCGACAGCACCGCGACCTCGGGCGGCGTGAGGTCGAGCACGGGGAAGGCCGCGTCCGTCGCGTCGATCCGATAGCCGAGCACGGTGCCGTGCGCGTCCTGGACCGTGAGCAGCGGGATCCCGAGGTGGCGAAGCGCGTCCTTGTCGCGCTCGAACATGCGCTCGAAGGACGCGTCCGCCTTCTTGAGCTCCGCGTCCGAGGCACCCGCCGGTACCCGCGTGTAGCCCTCGACCGTGTCTCGGATCGCCTCGCGGCTCATGCTGCGACGGCTGTCGGTGAGGGCCACCAGCAGGTTGAGAAGACGCGCGGTCGGCGTCGTCTGTGCGGCTGCCATGTTCCCCCTCGGCGACGTGTCGGGCTAGACCCGCACCGCCAGCAGCTCGGTGGTGATGATGGCTCGGGCACCGACAGCGTAGAGCTGGTCCATGATGTGGTTCATCTCGACACGCGGGATCATCACTCGCACGGCGGAGCCGTCCGAGCCGTGCAGGGGCGAGACCGTAGGGCCCTCGAAGCCGGGGGTGACGGCGAGCGCGTCCGCGAGCCTGTCGGCAGCGACGTCGTAGTCGACCATCACGTACTGACGTGCCATGAGGACGCCGCGCAGGCGACCGACGAGCACGGCGATCTCGTCGTCCGTCGTGTCGGGACCCTTGATGAGGATCGCCTCGGACTTCAGGATCGGGTCGCCGAAGATCTCGAGGCCCGCGGCGCGCAGCGTCGTGCCGGTCGAGACGACGTCGGCGACGACGTCGGCCACGCCCAGGCGCACCGACGACTCGACCGCACCGTCGAGGCGGACCACGTCGGCCTCGACGCCGAACGACTTGAGGTGGTGCTTCACGAGGCGCGGGTAGGACGTCGCGACGCGCTTGCCGTGGACGTCCTCGACCGAGCCGGCGACGCCGGGGGCCGCGGCATAGCGGAACGTCGAGCCGCCGAAGCCGAGCTCGAGGTGCTCGACCGCGGGCGCACCGGAGTCGAGAAGGAGGTCGCGGCCCGTGATGCCGGCCTGGACGGTGCCGGAGCCGACGTAGACGGCCACGTCGCGCGGCCGCAGGAAGAAGAACTCGACGTCGTTGCGGGCGTCGACCAGCACGAGCTCACGGGTGTCCCGGCGCTGCTTGTAGCCGGCCTCCTTGAGGAGCTGGGATGCGGGCTCGGACAGCGAGCCCTTGTTGGGAACGGCGATGCGAAGCACTGTTTCTCCGATTACAGGTAGCGGTAGACGTCCTGGAGGGACAGGCCCTTGGCGATCATCATCACCTGCGCGTGATAGAGCAGCTGAGAGATCTCCTCGGCGGTCTCCTCGTCCGACTGGAACTCGGCGGCCATCCACGACTCGGCGGCCTCCTCGACGAGCTTCTTGCCGATGGCATGGACGCCCTTGTCCAGGAGGGCGACGGTGCCAGAGCCCTCGGGGCGCTCGGCAGCACGGGTGCTCAACTCGGTGTACAGCTCTTCGAAGGTCTTCACGCGCTCCACCTTATCGGGGCTGAGGCGGGACCTGCGACAGCGGGTGACAGCCGGTGGTGGGGCTACAGCGTGCGCAGCGTC comes from Demequina sp. NBRC 110054 and encodes:
- a CDS encoding YafY family protein, producing MAAAQTTPTARLLNLLVALTDSRRSMSREAIRDTVEGYTRVPAGASDAELKKADASFERMFERDKDALRHLGIPLLTVQDAHGTVLGYRIDATDAAFPVLDLTPPEVAVLSIATAYWEDATLGDDARQALTKVSSGTLAGEAAPVLSAGRSSAAGAAVAALLEAIEDRRRVVFDYSSATSGLTERSVQPWRLLTRGGAYYFQGYDTVRDAPRTFRLSRIQGDVAATGEKDAYELPATWPEAFSPQQGGTAVIAARPETAHALRARGTQIGAEGDWDLIRVHYRHADAMREEVLALGGAARVVEPQELAAQVAEHARAALEVCRG
- the hisG gene encoding ATP phosphoribosyltransferase, yielding MLRIAVPNKGSLSEPASQLLKEAGYKQRRDTRELVLVDARNDVEFFFLRPRDVAVYVGSGTVQAGITGRDLLLDSGAPAVEHLELGFGGSTFRYAAAPGVAGSVEDVHGKRVATSYPRLVKHHLKSFGVEADVVRLDGAVESSVRLGVADVVADVVSTGTTLRAAGLEIFGDPILKSEAILIKGPDTTDDEIAVLVGRLRGVLMARQYVMVDYDVAADRLADALAVTPGFEGPTVSPLHGSDGSAVRVMIPRVEMNHIMDQLYAVGARAIITTELLAVRV
- a CDS encoding phosphoribosyl-ATP diphosphatase gives rise to the protein MKTFEELYTELSTRAAERPEGSGTVALLDKGVHAIGKKLVEEAAESWMAAEFQSDEETAEEISQLLYHAQVMMIAKGLSLQDVYRYL